The segment CCTCGAAAAATCCTCTGTCCTGCATGGTCCTGATGATGGTGGCGGCAGTCTGGAGGCGAACTGCATTCACTACGATCCTCCCCTGTACCTTTTTTTCAAGTACTCCGAGCACGCTGATGATATTCCGGGTGCCGCCTATGAATGCACAATCCAGGACGGGCAGCACATCCAGAGCCAAAGGGGCTTCCCCGTTAATTATCGTAATATTGTTGACAGCAGTTGATTCTACATTCCGCCGGGTCGCATTGATGGCTTCTTCCCTGGAGTCTATGGCATAGACCTCTGCTGCCACTCTGGATGCCATGATGGATATGCACCCGGTACCACAACCTATGTCTGCGAAAACATCGTTTTTTGTGAGTTGCAGCTTTGAAAGTGATATGGTAGCAATTTCGGGTTTGGTGGGTCCGCCCTTTACGAATTCCATGTATTTGTCGCCTGTAATCGTGAGTAAAGTAAAGTCAACTTGATTTGGGTCAATTTAACTTGTTATAATATATAAAGTATGGGAGTTTATTTAAATCGAGGGCTGGAGTATAATCAGGCACAAAATCCGATATTATCGCAAGTAATATATACAATATGATTTTATTCCGATTTGCGTGATTATCATGTCAAAGAAGACTATTCAGGATATTAATGCAAGAATCACTGACGGAAGTGTTCATGTTGTTACTGCCGAAGAGATGCCGGGCATCGTGGCAGAACTGGGGGCTGATGGCGCGGCCCGTGAAGTGGATATCGTTACTACCGGCACCTTCGGAGCCATGTGTTCCTCGGGAGCTTTCCTTAACCTTGGTCATTCCGACCCTCCCATCAAGATGCAAAAGGTATGGTTCAATGACGTGGAGGCATACACGGGCCTGGCCGCAATCGATGCGTATATGGGAGCAACCCAGCTCAGCGAGAGCAGGGGTATGGAGTATGGCGGCGGCCATGTCATCGAGGATCTGGTGGCTGGAAGATCAGTTGATATCCATGCCACGGCCTATGGTACTGATTGCTATCCCCGCAAGCTGCTGGACACCACAGTGACCATTGACGACATTAACCAGGCAACGATGTTGAATCCCCGCAATGGCTACCAGAAGTACAATGTAGCCACCAACTGCTCGGACCGTACCCTGTATACCTATATGGGAACACTGCTGCCTGATTGCGGCAATGCTACATATTCAGCTGCAGGCGTACTTTCCCCATTATATAATGACCCGACCTACCAGACCATCGGCGTGGGGAGCAGGATTTTCCTGAGCGGGGCACAGGGTTATATCACTGGCCAGGGTACCCAGCATGATCCCACCAATAATTTTGCGACCATAATGGTCCAGGGCGACATGAAGCGGATGAACAAAAAGTACGTGAGGGGGGCTACCTTCCATGGATACGGCACGTCACTGTATGTGGGTATTGGCATACCCATACCTATCCTGAACGCTGATATTGCACAGGCAACTGCCATTACTGATGCTGACATTACCACGAATGTACTGGACTACGGCGTGGCGCGCAGGTCCAGGCCCATTCTGCGCAAGGTAACCTATGAAGAGCTGAAGTCAGGAATGATAGACATTAACGGCAAAGAGGTTACTACGTCGCCTATGTCCAGTTTCCATGATGCCAGGGCTATCGCCGAAGAATTGAAGGATTGGATAAAGAAAGGTGAATTCTATCCAACTCTTCCGGTCGAGAACCTTCCCAATACCGGTGTGGTGTTCAAGCCCATGAAACAGATGGGGGAACAGCCTACTGTGGCCGATGTAATGGCCCAGCGGGTGACCACTATCAGGCAGGGCCTGACCGTTGAGGATGCTGCCAGGGCTATCACAGAGGGGAATTTTAACCACCTTCCCGTGGTCTCTGATGAGGACAAGCTGGTAGGTATAATCACAGCATGGGATATTGCCAAGGCCGTGGCCAAGAGCAAGCGGGACAAACTTGATGATATAATGACCCGGAATGTGGTCACTGCCGATACCTCTGAGCCTGTTGACACGGCAGCAAGGAAGCTGGAACTGCATAATATCAGTGCCATGCCAGTGGTGAATAAGCACAGCAAGGTTGTGGGTATCATCACGAGCGATGATATCAGTAAACTGGTGGCAAGGAGGTAGAGAGATGAAATTCATATTACATGCAACCCCGGAAATAACCCCAAAACCTCTGATCGCAGAAGTTATACTGGAAACGGGGACACTGCTGAACATTGACCGGGCTGATGTGAAATCCAGCGGTGGTGAAGTGATAATTGACGTACATCAGGACAGGTATAATATAGTCACGGCAGCTTTCAAGAAGCGCGGTGCTACCATCACGCCTCTTGAACAACCTATTATCAAAGACGATGATGAGTGTGTCAACTGCGGTGCATGCATCTCGGTCTGCCCCACGGGAGTTATATCATTTAACGATGACTGGACCGTGCAGATGGAAATTGCCAAGTGTGTACAGTGTGGTGCGTGCGTTATCATGTGTCCACAGGGTGCATTGAAGGTTAGCAAGTGAAAAAAAAGGTAAATCCTACCTGAAAAGAGGCAGGAATGACCTGTCTCTCTTTTTTTTGGTTTTTACCAGCTAATCTATTGTGGTATTATTTGTAACGGTACAATCGTTGCATTCCATTTTTATGTTCTTTACATAAATTTGACAACATGACTGAATACACATCATTATTATTATGATAAGCATAAAAAAATATAAGACTATGAAGAACAAATATGTATTAGGTGATTCTTAATGGCTAAAAAATGTGGTAAATGTCGATATTGTGATATCGAGGTTTCTATAAGCGAGTCCAAGATGCATGTTCGAAACGTTCATCCTGATAAATACGATGAATTCAAGAACGATTTCGAGGATTGGAAAAAACAACCTCTGAAAAAGATATTGCAGCCGAAACTCCTGAAGCAAATACCGTTACTCAGGTTACCGTAACAAAAACCGAAGCCCCGGCAGTTGAAGCAGAAGCCAAAGCCCCGGTAGTTGAAACCGAAACCAAAGCCTTAGCGGTTAAAGTTAAAACAGCAAATTCGGTAGTTGATTCTCTCAAGTCCAGCACAGGTTTGGCACTCAAACAACTCAAATTATCATCTGAAAAGGTGCTCGGTCAGGTCAAACCAGTTTCCCAAAAAGCGTATACACAGGTCAGAACAACCAGTGAAAAAGTGCTCGGTCAGGTCAAACCAGTTTCCCAAAAAGCATATACACAGGTCAGAACAACCAGTCAAAATGTGTTCAATAAAGTGAAATCAGCTTCCGGGAAAGCGTATGTTCAGGTCAGGACAACTTTAGAAAAAACTGTTGAGCAGACGAAAGCATTCTATTTGAAAACAAAAACGAAATCCTGATCAAGGTTATAATCCGCGAAAAAAAAGAAATTGAGGCCAAAATATTCAGTTACTTGTTGGCCTCAAGTTCATCCATTAGCATCTTTTCATACTTATCAGTGGCCTTGCCCTGACTCTTCTTACCGGTCACAGGTTTCTTTTTCGCTTCCTTCCTGACAGGAACAATCCGCTGTCCCGGTCCGGGTACTTTAACACCCGGACTGAACGCCTGCTGGTGGGCAAATACCAGAAGGGAACCAAAACACATCATTGCTGCGCCAATCCAGACGAAACTGATTAGGGGGATCTGTTTTACCACAAAATTGTAACCACTGCCTGCCCGGCCACCATATTTTACATGATACGTTGTGAATAGTTGTTCATCATCCATGATCTTGGTCCACTCAACCCGTTCAGGTGTACCATCCATGTTTTCGTCATATAGTTCTATCCAGTAGCGCACCGCGCCAGTGGATATGACCCTGTCATCCCGGTAAAGGTTGACAAAGAACGCGTTCTTGGTCAGCCCTTCGACCATCCTGTCATCAGTTGCCTCCTTATGGATCGGACCGCCGGTATCTGCAGGAATTAACTGGAAACCAAGCGGATTGTCAGTATAGTCCTTGGTCGTACCGAAATCGTCCAGCAATCCGGCACTGACATACTGGATATCCCCTAATTTAGAGTCTGCATAATTTACCCGGTAGGTCACATCAAAGGACTGGCTTACAATAACACCTAAAAGCAGGATAATAGTGCCCAGATGTATCAGGGTGACACCTGTCGGTTTTAACAGCTTTTTCTTATCCTCCGTGTTTTTGGTGTCCAGAGTGAATTTATATAATATAGCAACCAGCGAGAATACGAATACCGGCACATAGCTCAGCAAGGATATGCTGCCGAGCATCTGGGTGAAACCCGAAGCCGACCGGTAGAAAGGGCTGGAATGATTTATCACATAGTATTCGGGCCGTCCGTCTGGTATTACAAAGGCAAGAACAATACTAAAGAGCAATACAACAGCTGCAACCATGAGATACTTCTGTGTCCCGATCTTTTTCACAACGGACTTATAGGGCAGGCATATGCCTATAACCAGCATCAACAGCATGGTGAAAGGGTATGCCAGGGTATTAAAGAACTCCCGTTCCGTGGCTGTAGCATTCTGGTGCATCACAAGCTTTGAAAAGATAGGTGCTGTGATACCAAAGAAGGCAACAAAAGACAGTACCAGGAATACAATGGCAGTCAGGTCGAATAGATTGGACTCGGACAACAGTGGCCCGCTTGCTCCTCCCTCATCCTTTGCATCCTTTATCCGCATAAATGTCATCGCTGCCACTCCGACCAGTAGCAGTACCGTTACCCAGAAGAATATGCTCCCACTGGGCAGTGCACCAACATCATGGGTGGATGAAACCGAACCACTGCGTGCCACCCAGCCTGCATACAGGGAACCGGTGAAGGTAAGTGTCGCGAACATGGGTGTAAGATTCTCATACGCACCCTTGGTCCTGTATTTGTAAGCCATGTGCACGAACATGGTTGTAATCATCCAGACCAGGAAAGGTGTGGTCTCGTAAGGGTCCCATGCCCAGATATTGCCTGTACCGGAAAGTGTACCCCACTGGGCCAGACCGTATATCCATGCACCGCCTACAACAAGGGTAATTGACATTGTGAACCATGAGATCCGTATCCACTGGCGCTGTACTCTTTCCCACTGCTTGCCAAATCCTGGTGTTATCAGGTATGAAAGTGCAGCAGCAAAAGGTATGAGCGTGGTGGCATAGGCCACGAACTGCAAAGGCGGGTGGATTGCCATAATGGGGTCCTTGAGTATGGGGCGCAATCCTGCTCCTTCTGCAAAGGCATAATCAACCGGCAGGTTGTACTGGCTACCCCAGATCTCGAACCAGGTCTGGAACGGGTACAGGCTGGACTTGTATACAATAACATAGATGAATATGGCACCAACAGACAGCATTATTATCTGCATTCTCCTGAAGAAGGGTGAATCCAGGTCGTAGCGCTCGCTTATCCAGAGAGCCTGCAAGAATACAAGCGCAGCCCAGAACACCATTGCACCATCCTGAACCGCTATGGTAGCGGCCAGCTGGTAGAAAGGACTGAGCAACGTAGAAGAGTTCTGGGTAACATACGTGAACCTGAAATCAGATGTCAGGAAATAATATATCAACAACAGCATAGAAAGTGTTGATAGCAGTGCCGATATCCTGATGGTCCACCTGGCCGATCTGGTGATGTCTTTGACACCCGAATATTCACGATACAGAAGCAGTGCTATGGACAGAAGACTGAACAATAGCGTACTGTTCAAGAGAAGGGTTCCGTAATTCGTCATTTAAATCTCACCGCTATTTGGTTGAATGAATTTGAACTATATTTAATCTCCCTTAAATATATAGACCATTTTAGGATTCTAATCAGCATGCTGCAATATATTTTTCTATACTGAAATTACTTTACATTAAGTGTCAACTACTAGGATTTTATATTACTTTAAGGTTTTGTGGAAATAACATTTAATCGATGTTTATCGAAAGACTTTAATTTCTATAACCGCATTGAAAACTGGGGCAATACAATGAAAGTATTTAAATGCAAGATATGCCAGGAAGGGTACCTGGGAGATGCCGCACCTACACACTGTCCATTCTGCGGTGCCCACCAGCCCTACCTGATAGCGGCAAAGGATTTTGAAATTCCTGAATACACCTTGACCGATGTTTCGCGCAATAACCTTGAAGAGACACTAAAACTGG is part of the ANME-2 cluster archaeon genome and harbors:
- the cbiT gene encoding precorrin-6Y C5,15-methyltransferase (decarboxylating) subunit CbiT; protein product: MEFVKGGPTKPEIATISLSKLQLTKNDVFADIGCGTGCISIMASRVAAEVYAIDSREEAINATRRNVESTAVNNITIINGEAPLALDVLPVLDCAFIGGTRNIISVLGVLEKKVQGRIVVNAVRLQTAATIIRTMQDRGFFEEAVHVQVAKSYPLADDIAFKPINPVYIIVGDTQKEVP
- a CDS encoding homocysteine biosynthesis protein, whose product is MSKKTIQDINARITDGSVHVVTAEEMPGIVAELGADGAAREVDIVTTGTFGAMCSSGAFLNLGHSDPPIKMQKVWFNDVEAYTGLAAIDAYMGATQLSESRGMEYGGGHVIEDLVAGRSVDIHATAYGTDCYPRKLLDTTVTIDDINQATMLNPRNGYQKYNVATNCSDRTLYTYMGTLLPDCGNATYSAAGVLSPLYNDPTYQTIGVGSRIFLSGAQGYITGQGTQHDPTNNFATIMVQGDMKRMNKKYVRGATFHGYGTSLYVGIGIPIPILNADIAQATAITDADITTNVLDYGVARRSRPILRKVTYEELKSGMIDINGKEVTTSPMSSFHDARAIAEELKDWIKKGEFYPTLPVENLPNTGVVFKPMKQMGEQPTVADVMAQRVTTIRQGLTVEDAARAITEGNFNHLPVVSDEDKLVGIITAWDIAKAVAKSKRDKLDDIMTRNVVTADTSEPVDTAARKLELHNISAMPVVNKHSKVVGIITSDDISKLVARR
- a CDS encoding 4Fe-4S dicluster domain-containing protein, which translates into the protein MKFILHATPEITPKPLIAEVILETGTLLNIDRADVKSSGGEVIIDVHQDRYNIVTAAFKKRGATITPLEQPIIKDDDECVNCGACISVCPTGVISFNDDWTVQMEIAKCVQCGACVIMCPQGALKVSK
- the ccsA gene encoding cytochrome c biogenesis protein CcsA yields the protein MTNYGTLLLNSTLLFSLLSIALLLYREYSGVKDITRSARWTIRISALLSTLSMLLLIYYFLTSDFRFTYVTQNSSTLLSPFYQLAATIAVQDGAMVFWAALVFLQALWISERYDLDSPFFRRMQIIMLSVGAIFIYVIVYKSSLYPFQTWFEIWGSQYNLPVDYAFAEGAGLRPILKDPIMAIHPPLQFVAYATTLIPFAAALSYLITPGFGKQWERVQRQWIRISWFTMSITLVVGGAWIYGLAQWGTLSGTGNIWAWDPYETTPFLVWMITTMFVHMAYKYRTKGAYENLTPMFATLTFTGSLYAGWVARSGSVSSTHDVGALPSGSIFFWVTVLLLVGVAAMTFMRIKDAKDEGGASGPLLSESNLFDLTAIVFLVLSFVAFFGITAPIFSKLVMHQNATATEREFFNTLAYPFTMLLMLVIGICLPYKSVVKKIGTQKYLMVAAVVLLFSIVLAFVIPDGRPEYYVINHSSPFYRSASGFTQMLGSISLLSYVPVFVFSLVAILYKFTLDTKNTEDKKKLLKPTGVTLIHLGTIILLLGVIVSQSFDVTYRVNYADSKLGDIQYVSAGLLDDFGTTKDYTDNPLGFQLIPADTGGPIHKEATDDRMVEGLTKNAFFVNLYRDDRVISTGAVRYWIELYDENMDGTPERVEWTKIMDDEQLFTTYHVKYGGRAGSGYNFVVKQIPLISFVWIGAAMMCFGSLLVFAHQQAFSPGVKVPGPGQRIVPVRKEAKKKPVTGKKSQGKATDKYEKMLMDELEANK